Proteins found in one Microbacterium sp. SSM24 genomic segment:
- a CDS encoding ClpP family protease: MAEEGKIPQFGAEARRELFHQRVLVLDGPLDDDNGTLIATQLLALAAEDEASDIALWIHSPGGSVPSMLAIRDIMRLIPNDVATLALGLACSAGQFLLSAGTPGKRRALPHARILMHQGSSGIGGSTVDVEVQADDLRHMRDTVLGLIAQDTGQDLDRIFEDSLHDRWYTAAQALDYGFIDGIVDHFAQVVPRRRRPAGLGLGPAEVAA, encoded by the coding sequence ATGGCTGAAGAAGGCAAGATCCCGCAGTTCGGGGCCGAGGCGCGACGCGAGCTGTTCCACCAGCGCGTGCTCGTGCTCGACGGTCCGCTCGACGACGACAACGGCACCCTCATCGCGACGCAGCTGCTCGCGCTCGCGGCCGAGGACGAGGCATCCGACATCGCCCTGTGGATCCACTCGCCCGGAGGCTCGGTCCCGTCCATGCTCGCGATCCGCGACATCATGCGGCTGATCCCGAACGACGTCGCGACCCTCGCACTCGGGCTCGCGTGCAGCGCAGGGCAGTTCCTGCTGTCGGCCGGCACACCGGGGAAGCGTCGGGCGCTGCCGCACGCGCGCATCCTCATGCACCAGGGCTCGTCGGGCATCGGCGGGTCGACGGTCGACGTCGAAGTGCAGGCCGACGACCTGCGCCACATGCGCGACACCGTCCTCGGCCTCATCGCGCAGGACACCGGGCAGGACCTCGATCGCATCTTCGAGGACTCCCTGCACGACCGCTGGTACACCGCCGCCCAGGCGCTGGACTACGGCTTCATCGACGGCATCGTCGATCACTTCGCCCAGGTCGTGCCGCGCCGCCGGCGTCCCGCGGGCCTCGGACTCGGACCCGCGGAGGTGGCGGCATGA
- a CDS encoding glycosyltransferase produces MTTFPDAEYLILSSRLIPDHDGGYAMAILSRARQMAAAGVGGGRGPLILTFDPGTPADHARHRRAFDERDLITGTDRMRNLFDEASARSGGAAGWLLEAAEPGDPDPALEYRRIADAEGRPVVGLPVIHGDPDWHITTAPVAVYGHDGHVAGVVAGFGALYRAWLAAVVAGLRADDGDKPVVVICESRQLGELIAGWGDPGVRLIHSIHTIHLEPPHTPDAPLNPLWTRWFTLAERFDAVLWLSEAQRSDVIERFGDEGVHLVIPAGVPAASTVVPGADRVPGRVVMLNRLAPGKRVDHAIRAFRAVLAAVPHATLDIYGGGAERDALQRLIEDEGLTAHVVLRGITGEPVRVLDAASAFLTTSAFEGQALAIVEAMVRGTPVIAYDVPYGPRDHLANGGGVLVPNGDEAALAAAIVRVIADPEEHARLSREAAQMARRVDPDRVTEALAQAVEDVLAAPSRRA; encoded by the coding sequence GTGACGACATTCCCGGATGCCGAGTACCTGATCCTGTCGAGTCGGCTCATTCCCGACCACGACGGCGGCTACGCGATGGCGATCCTGTCGCGCGCGCGCCAGATGGCGGCGGCGGGTGTCGGCGGCGGCCGGGGACCGCTCATCCTCACGTTCGATCCCGGTACGCCCGCCGACCACGCCCGCCATCGCCGGGCGTTCGACGAGCGCGACCTGATCACGGGCACCGACCGCATGCGGAATCTCTTCGACGAGGCATCCGCCCGCTCCGGCGGGGCAGCCGGCTGGCTGCTCGAGGCCGCTGAGCCCGGCGACCCCGATCCGGCTCTCGAGTACCGCCGCATCGCCGACGCCGAGGGCCGACCGGTCGTGGGGCTGCCGGTGATCCACGGTGATCCCGACTGGCACATCACGACCGCGCCGGTCGCGGTCTACGGGCATGACGGGCATGTGGCGGGCGTCGTCGCGGGCTTCGGCGCCCTGTACCGCGCGTGGCTCGCCGCGGTCGTCGCGGGGCTGCGCGCCGACGACGGCGACAAGCCGGTCGTCGTGATCTGCGAATCGCGCCAGCTCGGCGAGCTCATCGCCGGGTGGGGTGACCCCGGTGTGCGCCTGATCCACTCGATCCACACGATCCATCTCGAGCCGCCGCACACCCCGGATGCCCCGCTCAATCCGCTGTGGACCCGCTGGTTCACTCTCGCCGAGCGATTCGACGCCGTCCTGTGGCTGAGCGAGGCGCAGCGGTCCGATGTCATCGAGCGGTTCGGCGACGAGGGTGTGCACCTCGTGATCCCGGCCGGGGTGCCGGCCGCCTCCACCGTCGTGCCGGGCGCCGACCGCGTGCCGGGGCGGGTGGTCATGCTCAACCGGCTCGCGCCGGGCAAGCGCGTCGACCACGCGATCCGGGCGTTCCGCGCCGTGCTCGCGGCGGTCCCGCACGCGACGCTCGACATCTACGGCGGCGGCGCCGAGCGCGACGCGCTCCAGCGCCTGATCGAGGACGAGGGCCTCACCGCGCACGTCGTCCTCCGCGGGATCACCGGCGAGCCCGTGCGGGTGCTGGACGCGGCATCCGCTTTTCTCACGACCTCGGCGTTCGAGGGGCAGGCGCTCGCGATCGTCGAGGCGATGGTCCGCGGCACGCCCGTGATCGCCTACGACGTGCCCTACGGCCCGCGCGACCATCTCGCGAACGGCGGTGGGGTCCTCGTGCCGAACGGCGACGAAGCGGCGCTGGCGGCCGCGATCGTGCGGGTGATCGCCGATCCCGAGGAGCACGCGCGCCTCTCGCGCGAGGCGGCGCAGATGGCGCGACGTGTCGACCCCGATCGGGTCACGGAGGCCCTCGCCCAGGCCGTCGAGGACGTGCTCGCCGCGCCGTCCCGCCGGGCCTGA